From Bradyrhizobium sp. 4:
CGCTTTCACCGCCGCTTCGGCCCTTGCCGGTGATGACGAGCACGAAGGTCAGGCCGTCATGATGGGCGCGGTGCAAGAAGCCGGTCAGCGCGCGATGGGCGCGCATCTGGGTCATGCCGTGCAGATCGAGCCGCGCCTCGATCTCGCTACGCCCGCGCGACAGCTTTGTGCGCTCACGTTTGCCGAGCGGCGCCAGCGGCGGCACCGCGGGCTTCGCTGCACGCGGTGCCGGAGCAGCGGCAATCGGACGTGGCGATGACGCAGGCCGCGTGGCGGGCGCTGCGGGGGAAGGCTCGGTGCGCGGTGCGGCCTGCACCTTGGCGACACGATGCTTCCTCAGCGGCTTGACCTGCTTGGCGACGTTGTCCCACAGCGCGCGCTCTTCCTCGCTCAGCGCGCGACGGCGCGTCGAGGGACGAGGCTCCAGCACGGGCGGACGGGACGATCGCTTCATTGCTGCCGATGGGAACGATTTTTCACCGGCCGCCGCGGCTCCTGAACTGGCTCGATCACGGGACGCGGCACCGGTAGCGGGACTGGACCGGCGACAGCGACGGTCTCGCTCGTGCTTTGCGCCACGGCTGCCGCCGACTTGTCCTTCGCAGTCTCCGTTTGCGGAAACAGTTTTGCGATCTTCTCCGAAGGCCGCGGGTCCGGCACGGGGAGCCGCGCGGCGCGCGCCGTAGGATCTACGCCCTTCGGCACCAGCATCACGAAATGCATGGCATGGCGCAGCCGCCCGGAGACGCGGCCGGCCTCCTGACCCGCGCCGAAATAGAGATCCGCGCGCGCGGGCCCGATGATGGCCGAGCCGGTGTCCTGCGCGATCATCAACCGATGGAACGGCGTCTTCGCGCGTTCGGAATCGATCGGCAGCTCGCCTTCGATGAAGAACGGCGTGCCGTAGACGTGGAGCGATTTGTCCACCGCGATCGAGCGGCCGGCCGTCAGAGGGATACCTTGCGCACCGACCGCCTCCTCCTTGTCGGACAGATTGACCTCGCGGAAGAAGATGTAGGAGCGGTTCTGGCGCCGCAGCTCCCTGGCGCCGTCGGGGGTCTGCGCCATCCACTCCCTGATCTTCTGCATCGACATCTCTTCCTTCGGAATGATGCCGCGCTCGATCAGGATGCGACCGACCGCCGTATAGGGATAGCCGTTATAGGCATCGTAATTGAGCCGGACCGTGCCGCCGTCGTCGAACTTGATCCGCGCCGAGCCCTGGATCTGGGCGAACAGCAGATCGGTCGGGTCCTTCAGCCAGGCAATCTCGAGTCCGCGGCCGGCGATCTTGCCGTCCTCGATCTCGGCGCGGTCGTAATAGGGCACGAGCTTGCGGCGGCCGATCTTGCGATAGACCGGGCCCTTGTTGGGCAGGCTGACCGAATCCTGCTTGTAGCCGCGCACGAAAAGGTTCGACGGGCGGCGATAGACCGGGACGTTGTAGACGTCGGTCTGCGTGCGCGATCCCTCCAGCACCGGCTCGTAATAGCCGGTGACGAAACCGTCGGGCTCGCCGAGGCGAGAGATCCGCAGCGGCGCGAAATTCTCCTCGAAGAAGGTTTTGGCGCTGGCGCCGTCGGTAGGCTCGAGCGATTTGGCGACCCGGCAGGGTTCGGCCAGCGTGGCGCCCAAAGCCTTGGGTTCGGGAGCGCCGGTCTGCGCGCTGATCGGACGGCAGCTGGCGCGAAAGGTCTTGTAGGCGGCGAGATGATTGTCGTCGCCCCAGCCCTTCACGTCGGCCCAGGCCAGCGGCAGATATTGCGCGCCGGGAATCTCGAACGGCAGCGGAAGCTGCGGATACGGCAAGGCGCGCGGCGGCGCGGCAGGCAATTCCGGAAGATGATGGTGATGGCTGCGATAGTGGCGCCGCGCCGCCTCGGCGCCGAGGGAAAACGACGACAGCGCGACGGCACCTGCGCAAAGCGCCGTCGCGCTGGTCTTCAGGAAAGCCTTAATTCGCGCTTCCGGTGCCAACCAGCTTCCAGTTCGGATCGCGAGAGGTGATGTCGCGGGCGAAAGTCCAGATGTCGGTGATGTCGGCGACGGTGTCGGCGCTGCCGTCGACGATGTTGCCGGCCTTGTCCCGGGTGGCCGAGATCATCTGCGAGACGAAGCGGATCGTGAGCTGGGCGGTGCGGTCGCGCAGCTCGGCGCCGACGAGCTCGGCCTTGTCGATCGAGACAAAGCGCGTTTC
This genomic window contains:
- a CDS encoding Smr/MutS family protein — protein: MKRSSRPPVLEPRPSTRRRALSEEERALWDNVAKQVKPLRKHRVAKVQAAPRTEPSPAAPATRPASSPRPIAAAPAPRAAKPAVPPLAPLGKRERTKLSRGRSEIEARLDLHGMTQMRAHRALTGFLHRAHHDGLTFVLVITGKGRSGGESGVLRRQVPEWLSLPEFRAFVVGFEEAGIGHGGEGALYVRIRRARY
- a CDS encoding MltA domain-containing protein — its product is MAPEARIKAFLKTSATALCAGAVALSSFSLGAEAARRHYRSHHHHLPELPAAPPRALPYPQLPLPFEIPGAQYLPLAWADVKGWGDDNHLAAYKTFRASCRPISAQTGAPEPKALGATLAEPCRVAKSLEPTDGASAKTFFEENFAPLRISRLGEPDGFVTGYYEPVLEGSRTQTDVYNVPVYRRPSNLFVRGYKQDSVSLPNKGPVYRKIGRRKLVPYYDRAEIEDGKIAGRGLEIAWLKDPTDLLFAQIQGSARIKFDDGGTVRLNYDAYNGYPYTAVGRILIERGIIPKEEMSMQKIREWMAQTPDGARELRRQNRSYIFFREVNLSDKEEAVGAQGIPLTAGRSIAVDKSLHVYGTPFFIEGELPIDSERAKTPFHRLMIAQDTGSAIIGPARADLYFGAGQEAGRVSGRLRHAMHFVMLVPKGVDPTARAARLPVPDPRPSEKIAKLFPQTETAKDKSAAAVAQSTSETVAVAGPVPLPVPRPVIEPVQEPRRPVKNRSHRQQ